In the Wyeomyia smithii strain HCP4-BCI-WySm-NY-G18 chromosome 2, ASM2978416v1, whole genome shotgun sequence genome, one interval contains:
- the LOC129720851 gene encoding enhancer of split mbeta protein-like, giving the protein MVYANMVAEPSMGGKIAQPSSLEPLSRTYQYRKVMKPMLERKRRARINRCLDELKELMVCALQSEGENVSKLEKADILELTVRHFHKLRRQQRLTVNPAIDADRFRAGFTHAANEVSRCLASTPGVDIKLGTKLMTHLGHRLNDMDKVSPLSVHVEQNLQSPPISPFSTTSSTSAVDMQSYQMPLTPQSFRSGSGNSNSPSPNPSECSNGSAADQSTSGLLKIQESVWRPW; this is encoded by the coding sequence ATGGTGTACGCAAACATGGTAGCAGAGCCGTCGATGGGCGGTAAAATCGCTCAACCCAGTTCACTGGAACCGCTATCCCGGACATATCAGTACCGTAAAGTGATGAAGCCGATGCTGGAACGGAAGCGTCGTGCTCGGATCAACCGTTGCTTGGACGAGCTGAAAGAGCTGATGGTTTGCGCTCTGCAGTCCGAGGGAGAAAACGTTTCGAAGCTGGAGAAGGCCGACATCCTGGAGCTTACCGTTCGTCACTTCCACAAGCTACGCCGCCAGCAGCGCCTGACCGTCAATCCAGCCATCGATGCCGACCGGTTCCGGGCCGGCTTTACCCATGCCGCCAATGAAGTATCCCGCTGTCTAGCTTCCACGCCCGGAGTCGACATCAAGCTTGGCACAAAGCTCATGACCCACCTCGGTCACCGGCTGAACGATATGGACAAAGTGTCGCCCCTGTCCGTACATGTCGAGCAGAACCTGCAGAGCCCTCCGATCTCGCCGTTCTCAACCACCTCCTCCACCTCCGCAGTTGATATGCAATCCTACCAGATGCCACTGACCCCACAGTCGTTCCGTTCCGGCAGTGGCAACTCGAACAGTCCCTCGCCCAACCCTAGCGAGTGCTCGAATGGTTCCGCCGCTGATCAGTCCACTTCCGGCCTGCTCAAAATTCAGGAATCCGTGTGGCGGCCGTGGTAG